A genome region from bacterium includes the following:
- the galT gene encoding galactose-1-phosphate uridylyltransferase → MSELRKDPIVSRWVIISEERGKRPSDFAPDEKKRKAMHCPFCEGNEHTTPAEVMSYRPSHTEPNKPGWYLRVVPNKFPALQIEGEINPRGEGIFDLMHGIGAHEVIIETPFHQKDITDLNETEFGNILYAYRDRILDLKRDARFKYILIFKNQGSAAGATVDHTHSQLIATPVVPKAVLEELHGAKHHFDIKERCIFCDVIRQEISQAKRIVIENEKFVSIEPFAARFPFETWILPKQHQSHFEMQPNSNYLPLAQIFKETLQRLNIALDYPPYNYVLHTAPVNRTEDTNSYHWHIELMPKLTKVAGFEWGSGFFINPTPPENAADYLKQVKLVEPN, encoded by the coding sequence ATGTCTGAACTGCGCAAGGACCCTATAGTAAGTCGTTGGGTGATTATCTCTGAGGAACGAGGCAAACGCCCGTCCGATTTTGCTCCCGATGAAAAAAAGAGAAAAGCCATGCATTGTCCTTTTTGTGAAGGCAATGAACATACTACGCCGGCGGAAGTAATGTCTTACCGGCCCTCTCACACTGAGCCTAACAAGCCCGGATGGTACTTGCGGGTAGTACCCAATAAGTTCCCAGCTTTACAAATTGAAGGAGAAATAAATCCGCGCGGCGAAGGCATTTTCGACCTTATGCATGGGATTGGAGCACATGAAGTCATCATCGAGACGCCCTTCCATCAAAAGGACATTACCGATCTAAACGAAACTGAATTCGGCAATATTCTTTACGCGTACCGTGACCGTATCCTTGATCTCAAAAGGGATGCACGATTTAAGTACATTCTCATATTCAAAAATCAAGGATCAGCCGCAGGAGCAACGGTCGATCATACCCATTCCCAGTTGATCGCTACACCCGTCGTTCCGAAAGCCGTTTTGGAGGAACTGCATGGAGCGAAACATCATTTCGACATCAAAGAGCGATGCATTTTTTGCGATGTAATCCGCCAGGAGATCAGCCAGGCTAAACGTATTGTGATAGAAAATGAAAAATTTGTATCGATAGAACCTTTTGCAGCTCGTTTTCCTTTTGAGACGTGGATTTTGCCTAAGCAGCACCAAAGCCATTTTGAAATGCAGCCGAATAGTAACTATTTACCGCTTGCGCAGATTTTTAAGGAAACACTGCAGCGCCTGAATATAGCTTTGGATTATCCGCCATACAACTATGTCTTGCACACGGCACCGGTCAATAGAACAGAGGATACCAACTCTTATCACTGGCATATCGAGCTTATGCCCAAATTAACCAAGGTAGCAGGTTTCGAATGGGGCAGCGGTTTTTTTATCAACCCCACTCCGCCTGAAAACGCGGCAGATTATCTTAAACAGGTCAAACTGGTCGAACCCAATTGA
- a CDS encoding STAS domain-containing protein has protein sequence MEGIQTTIKYTGPGDSIGVIKVGGYIDTTTSSELERSLSSLLKKNQFRIVVDLGDVDYISSAGWGIFISEIKGIKENNGDLKLVRMIPEVYEVFELLEFHYILKAYDTIDDAVDAFVKESGGSLATAPKAAVPQETVAAAPALTPNVTPAPSKTTAPKMVQTAEDDEDDDLHAKAEMLKEKEADIDDMTVDEKIEHAISKYPHLGAWQLKKALNTSEYSYTSVGWFEIRKKLKSLKR, from the coding sequence ATGGAAGGTATTCAAACGACGATCAAGTATACCGGCCCGGGTGATTCGATTGGCGTGATTAAGGTGGGCGGTTATATTGATACGACGACTTCTTCCGAACTGGAACGCTCGTTGAGTTCACTTTTAAAAAAGAATCAATTCCGTATTGTAGTGGATCTGGGCGATGTAGATTATATTAGTTCTGCAGGTTGGGGTATTTTTATTAGTGAAATTAAAGGGATCAAAGAAAACAACGGCGACCTGAAGCTGGTGCGCATGATTCCCGAAGTGTATGAAGTATTTGAGCTGCTTGAATTCCATTATATTTTGAAGGCTTATGATACGATCGATGATGCTGTAGATGCTTTTGTGAAAGAGTCCGGCGGATCGCTGGCAACGGCTCCGAAAGCGGCAGTTCCGCAAGAAACCGTCGCGGCCGCACCTGCACTAACGCCGAACGTAACACCGGCGCCATCGAAAACAACAGCTCCGAAAATGGTACAAACGGCCGAGGATGATGAAGACGACGACCTGCACGCCAAAGCGGAAATGCTTAAAGAAAAAGAAGCAGATATCGATGATATGACCGTTGATGAAAAGATTGAACACGCCATTTCCAAATATCCTCATTTGGGTGCTTGGCAATTGAAGAAGGCGCTGAATACATCCGAGTATAGTTATACAAGCGTAGGGTGGTTTGAAATCCGTAAAAAACTTAAGTCTCTTAAACGCTAA